The Papaver somniferum cultivar HN1 chromosome 6, ASM357369v1, whole genome shotgun sequence genome segment caaAAATTAAAGGTAGCAAAGAAGATAAGGAAAGAGTGATAGAGGGTAACTGGCTTATAGTGTTGTTCGATCTGCTCAGACCTGCTCCAAAGGAGCCGATCTGAGCAGAGCAGAAATCAATCTCTTAGGATTTTTGTTGGGTTTTCttagaaaagagaaagagaaggttTTAGGTTTTCAGTAAAGATTGAATTCAATCTAACTGTGTTTCTATTCTTTCTAAGCATTATCAAAAACTTCTACTATGTGCTCTTGGATGGATCAAGGGTGTACAATCTTGAATTCAATTTCATTGTTAGGATTTTCATTATATCCCAAGGCCTATCCAATAGAAATatttatcgaaaaattcgaaaggcTTTGAGGTCAGTGCTAAAACAATTTCCTGTTTGTGTTTCATCCTCTTTCAAGTACCCATATTCCAACATTCAGCCCCAGAGCAAAAAATTTCCTTCCTTTCTGTGATACAGTTTATAGCTCATGGGACAACACTTTTTTATTCTAAGGTCTATCCATAGAAATAGTACTCTTGTTTGGACTCCTGACCTCGAGCCAACTTCTTCACcttccaccaaaaaaaaaaatggaaaaaaaactcCCTCCCAAATGCAAACGTATCTTtcaaaagaaaaccaaaaaaatagcaaaccTATATTtacaaaccaaaagaaaactagaAGGTCCACCCAAAACCTCACCAAACTCTTACACCAAAAAATAGACAACAAAAGAAGATAAATTAAAAGAACCGTTATAACCCAATTATACAAACTTTGTCATGAAATGAAAAGttatttacatttttcttttgctttctttgttcAACTTGTAAAACCCCAATCTCACTGTAAAAAGACCAACCAACCAAAACACAAATTTCCCCAAAACCTCTTCTTCCCTTCTTCATATCCTCTGCTGCTCTTGAAATGTCAAAGGATGAGATTAGCAAACCGGTAGGTGGGGGCACATGCCACACATACCCACAGCGTTCAAATCTTCACCACGTATCTTCTATAAACTGGCAAAAAACATGTGTATATGGATTCAACCCAAAACAGTACACTACCCTGCCACATCGGGTGTCGTCCTTGAGTATGCATTATTGGCATTGCCAGATCTTGGTTGCCTCAGAATATCAATTAGTGCTTCTGCCTGTGCATACAACAAAACACGACAAAAGCCGCCATCAGAACACAAAAATAATTAATACACAAAATAATgcgcaaaaaaaataattaattaagtaTTTTTTTGTTATAATCATGAAAATGAAGGTTTAACGGTAAACCGGTGAAAATATACAGAAAACCGGAACTCCACAACGGAAAATTGAGAATTTACAGAAAACTAACCTTTTGTTTAGCTTTAGTGGTGCCGGACTGTGATAAAGCAATTAACGGTGGGATTGCACCTTCACGAGCAACCATAGTACGATAAACTGTACTGTCTTCACAGATCTGCAATAAGATTACGGCGGCGATTTCTTTCTGCCGTTGTAAACCAACTTCAACAATTTCAACTAGTACTGGAAtaccaccttcttcaacaacagcGGTTTTGCCTTCTGGTATTGAAACTAACAAGTTCAATACAAAAGCAGCTTTGTCAACCATACCTGAACCAAAATCCGCCATTAATTCCACTAGTGGTTTCATAATACCAGATTGAATTGCTCTAATTTTATTCTCTTTCAACGAACACAGTGTAAATAAAGCCGTTGATGCATCTTTCTTCCCACGGAAACCACCATTTTCTaataaattaactaaataaggaacAGCTCCTGATCGTCCGATTGTGATTTTGTTATCTTCAATCTGTGACAATCGAAGTAAAGCACAAGCTGAATTCTCTCTAGCTGTTGCTGTACCCATCCTCAAAGCTCTAATCAACGGTTTAATCGCTCCTGAACTAGCAATCAAATCTTTATTCTCATCACACAGAGACAAATTCAAAATCGCTGTAACTCCATATTCTTGCAGCTGCAAATCTGACGATGAAATCAACGAAATCAATGGTTTCACAGCTCCGTTCTCAGCAATCTTCAACCGATTCTCCTGTTTATTCTTAGCTAATAATCTCAATTCCATAGCTGCTTGTTTTTGAATATCGATAGAACAAGATTCAAGATCAGAAATGAATTGACGGATTAATTCATCAGAATTATCAGACGCACAAGAAATCAACAATCTTCTACTTTGAGATGATGTTGTCGGGAATTCACCAGATCTATCACTGTTACAATCACTGAAAGCTGATGATGAATGATCTCCTACTATATCACCAAAACTTCTTCCCATATAGCTATAACTTGTCGGATTTTCAGTTGCCATGACTCTCAATTTCCTTCTAATTTGAGATTGAATTTGTTGTTGGAGGTAAAGAAGGTACTGATTTTAGAAGGAAGGGTTCTTTGTATTCTGTTTCTGATCTCTTCTATTCCATGTACTCTTTGCTCTCTATAGCTTTACTTCTAATGGGGAGAAACTAAAGTAACATAAAAGCAGAGAAGAGATGAGACTTGAGAGAATCGGGGTTGGAGCCGACACGTGCATATATATACTGAATGAATTTACTAGAGAGGGGAATCTCAGTTGCGGGAGAGCACGTGTGGGACGACGCGTGGTAGTGGAAATTCTTTGACGCCGATACAGAGGAAGAGGGAATTTGTCAATTTAGGGGATTAACTCGGTTTCTGGCTTTCTGCAAACAGTCTCAAGGTTTTCTGTAAAGGGTGATCTAGAAGATTTTAGCTCGAGTAAACGATTAAAAAAAACGAAAGTAGGGATTGCTTATACCGGAACACAAAGAAAATATGAGAGGTGTGACTGTGAATAATATGCGCGGCAGTGGATGGTAAAATTGTTTGATTTTGAAATGTGAAGTTAAAATTTGATAATAGTGCGTCTGTGACTCTGTGTATACGAAGTAACTTTGCAAGAAGCTAATTTTGGTGTGAAATTTCTGATAATTTTTAGAAATATAAAAGTCGATTTTTTGCGAAGCAAATTATATTTGTTTCTAACTTATGTTTTTGATTTCCAAATGCTACAAATGATTCGGAGAAAAGCTAATTTTTAGTCAGGGCACTCGGGCTGAACAAACTTGAGTTTAAATGGGAGATTTTAGTCGGGCTGAACAAACTTGAGTTTAAATAGGAGAAATTAGAGAACCTCATAGCTCGAGTCTTTTTCTCTCAATTTTTATCTCTAAATAAATGTTACAAGAAAAGCAAAATGATTCAGGGAAAACCTGTATTTTGGTCAAGCTGGATGTACTTGAGTCAAAATGGGGGAGAATAAAGAATTGTATAACTCGAGTATCCGTCCCTCCGTTCTTCCTTCTAGAGGAAGAGAAAATAACTAGGGGAAAAGCTGAATTTTGGCCGGACAGAAGATACTATATCTCGTCATCTACCAATTTTGATTTCCACAGTCAATCTTCATTAATTGTTTTCAAAGTGGCAAATATTGGTGTTATATGTCATGAAATTTAGTCGTTTTTTATAAGAGTTTAGATTTTTACAATAagaatgtattatacttagaattCAACGTTTgagttttttttagaaaatatgacACAAATCACGTGAAATTATGTGTATACTAGAGTTCCATGGATCTTCCTTCCAATTTAAGACTGGTAAAACATACAAAGTTACACTAAGACTCGCAGACTGGTAAAATATACAAAGTTACAAAGTTACACTTTGACGTTTGTGATATTAGTCTATGAGTATGAGGTGAACTTTGTTAAATGACGTATGGATTTTGCCATCTTGGATTGACTAATGAGAGATACACTTTTATTACCGAATTGTGCACGGTCATCTTTGTGATACTCTATTTAATGGAGGTCAAAATCACCTAATGTCCAAATCCAAACCGCACAAAAAATAGACATTTTGATTCTTGACTGTTATGTACTATAGAAATCCAATGTATCCAAAGTGCACATACTATAGACATTTAGACAAATATAAACAAGATATGGACTCCGAATATATGATAACCTTACATTTAGCTTTTTAGTTTTTTCGTTTATGTGGCCAGAATTCGTGGTGCATCCCAGTGACGGACTTTAAGCAGTTCACACTGCATAAAAGAAGTGATTTTTTTGGAGTGAATTCGACTAATCTCCCTTGCCTACTTATACTATACATGAGCTTTTTTAATGCATCTGTTGCCGGAATAATTTCCTTGTCACTTTGACAATTCGACCTACAATTATTCCCAAACTATCATTTGCACTAATGATTTTGGCAATGCACTTATCACATCCAAATCAAGTATACTAATATTTGTCAAAGTATGCGGCTAGCTGGTTGTTTTATATCTCTTTCTTAGTTAGTCACGTAGTTTCTTAGAAAGTCTCTCTCAGTTTGCCGTCTCTTTTAAAAGGATTACGGATTAGTGGAAACAAAGATACGGAACATTTTCCCTATCTTTTTGCAAGTCCATTTGTTTTTGGCAATGGCTTGTCAATTTAGTACGGTTCCCCAAATTATTGCCCAAACATACGATTTTTAATTGCATATGCAATCCTTGCAAGAATTCAATAATTTGCAAGAGCGTTTTTTTGCTATTAAGAGACaaccatatcaaaataaaatttactTCCATGTGACACCATAATCAGACATGTGGTATACTTGTCTTCTACATTATTTTTCTTCTGCTAAAATGATTAGCTATTTAGATATTAGTGATATACCATAGTCCTTAATTAGGTCATGTTAATTAGCCTGTCTAAATTGGGGATTATAAGGATTAATTTGGGCCTATCACTtcgtgataaaaaaaaaagacattttgaagtaaaatggaaaatctcttaaccaactatttttttaatggctaatttatctctgattaattagtgttaattcggaTGATTAGTGATAAAatcgtgttagatgtgaaattaattTGTGATGAATCATCTGAACatgaaaaaaatttgaaattttttgaagaacaccaattcagaatcggtttatgttgtcaTTGGTATCAATCGATTGTAAcctcaaaaacatacagagattttttaaaatttgcttctgcccagaatcggtttatatggatatgaaaatcaaccgattatccagaatcggtttatatgggcatgaacataaaccgattgtgggtaaattttttattttttatctgtgaattatgtgttgttaaaTCAACGCAGCAAAATCGACAATAATTCATCATCCAAGACTCCAACAAAATCTGTTGGACGCTATTAAACAATTTTTTGATATACCACCATCGTCAATCCCACCAATATACCTGGGAGTTCAGTTTAAAAACGGGAGAACCTCTAGTCACATCTTCGACCCGCTACTTCAACGTCTGGCGAGGAAAGCTCAAGGATGCATGACCAAATGCCTTAATCAAGCAGGATGGTTAGTACTCATTAAAACTTCCTTAATTCCTACTTCAAACCATCTTATGCAAACACAATTATTCCCTGTTCATATACACAATGAGATAGATCGAATTGCTAGGAATTTTTTCTGGGTCCACGATTCAACGGTTAAAAAACTCCACCCAATAGGATGGACCAGACTAAA includes the following:
- the LOC113288565 gene encoding U-box domain-containing protein 4-like; this translates as MATENPTSYSYMGRSFGDIVGDHSSSAFSDCNSDRSGEFPTTSSQSRRLLISCASDNSDELIRQFISDLESCSIDIQKQAAMELRLLAKNKQENRLKIAENGAVKPLISLISSSDLQLQEYGVTAILNLSLCDENKDLIASSGAIKPLIRALRMGTATARENSACALLRLSQIEDNKITIGRSGAVPYLVNLLENGGFRGKKDASTALFTLCSLKENKIRAIQSGIMKPLVELMADFGSGMVDKAAFVLNLLVSIPEGKTAVVEEGGIPVLVEIVEVGLQRQKEIAAVILLQICEDSTVYRTMVAREGAIPPLIALSQSGTTKAKQKAEALIDILRQPRSGNANNAYSRTTPDVAG